The Neomonachus schauinslandi chromosome 11, ASM220157v2, whole genome shotgun sequence genome contains a region encoding:
- the RNASEH2C gene encoding ribonuclease H2 subunit C, whose amino-acid sequence MESSDEVAVEKCRIHLRPGTLRDAAHATLHLLPCEVLVNGPAPVERFFTPAIRQGPDGLEVSFRGRRLRGEEVVLPPGLEGYVMVMEEKGEVLLGKDFSEGSSKLREQQELAVPPEALERDFDQFIRATASFSRFTLWGLETIPGPDAKVRGALTWPSLAAAIHAQVPED is encoded by the exons ATGGAAAGCAGCGACGAGGTGGCGGTCGAGAAGTGCCGCATCCACTTGCGCCCCGGCACGCTGCGCGACGCCGCCCACGCCACGCTGCACCTTCTGCCCTGCGAGGTCCTGGTTAACGGACCCGCCCCGGTGGAGCGCTTCTTCACCCCTGCCATCCGCCAGGGTCCAGATG GACTCGAAGTGTCGTTTCGGGGCCGCAGACTACGGGGCGAGGAGGTGGTGCTGCCGCCCGGCCTCGAAGGATACGTGATGGTgatggaagagaagggagaggtgtTGCTGGGGAAGGACTTCTCGGAGGGTTCGTCGAAACTGCGAGAGCAGCAGGAGCTGGCGGTACCCCCAGAGGCGCTGGAGCGGGACTTC GACCAATTTATCAGAGCCACCGCCAGTTTCAGCCGCTTCACGCTGTGGGGCCTGGAGACCATCCCCGGTCCAGATGCCAAAGTGCGCGGGGCGCTCACCTGGCCCAGTCTGGCTGCAGCG ATTCACGCACAGGTGCCTGAGGACTGA
- the KAT5 gene encoding histone acetyltransferase KAT5 isoform X3, translated as MAEVGEIIEGCRLPVLRRNQDNEDEWPLAEILSVKDISGRKLFYVHYIDFNKRLDEWVTHERLDLKKIQFPKKEAKTPTKNGLPGSRPGSPEREVPASAQASGKTLPIPVQITLRFNLPKEREAIPGGEPDQPLSSSSCLQPNHRSTKRKVEVVSPATPVPSETAPASVFPQNGSARRAVAAQPGRKRKSNCLGTDEDSQDSSDGIPSAPRMTGSLVSDRSHDDIVTRMKNIECIELGRHRLKPWYFSPYPQELTTLPVLYLCEFCLKYGRSLKCLQRHLTKCDLRHPPGNEIYRKGTISFFEIDGRKNKSYSQNLCLLAKCFLDHKTLYYDTDPFLFYVMTEYDCKGFHIVGYFSKEKESTEDYNVACILTLPPYQRRGYGKLLIEFSYELSKVEGKTGTPEKPLSDLGLLSYRSYWSQTILEILMGLKSESGERPQITINEISEITSIKKEDVISTLQYLNLINYYKGQYILTLSEDIVDGHERAMLKRLLRIDSKCLHFTPKDWSKRGKW; from the exons atggcgGAGGTG GGGGAGATAATCGAGGGCTGCCGCCTGCCCGTGCTTCGGCGGAACCAGGACAACGAAGATGAGTGGC CCCTGGCCGAGATCCTGAGCGTGAAGGACATCAGTGGCCGCAAGCTTTTCTACGTCCATTACATTGACT TCAACAAACGCCTGGATGAATGGGTGACCCACGAGCGGCTGGACCTAAAGAAGATTCAGTTCCCCAAGAAAGAGGCCAAGACCCCCACCAAGAACGGACTTCCTGGGTCTCGCCCCGGCTCTCCAGAGAGAGAGGTG CCGGCCTCCGCCCAGGCCAGCGGGAAGACCTTGCCAATCCCGGTCCAGATCACACTCCGCTTCAACCTGCCCAAGGAGCGGGAGGCCATTCCCGGTGGCGAGCCTGACCAGCCGCTCTCCTCCAGCTCCTGCCTGCAGCCCAACCACCGCTCAACG AAACGGAAGGTGGAGGTGGTTTCACCAGCAACTCCAGTGCCCAGCGAGACAGCCCcagcctcagtttttccccag AATGGATCAGCCCGTAGGGCAGTGGCAGCTCAGCCAGGACGGAAGCGAAAATCAAATTGCTTGGGCACTGACGAG GACTCCCAGGACAGTTCAGATGGAATACCGTCAGCGCCACGCATGACTGGCAGCTTGGTGTCTGACCGGAGCCACGACGACATTGTCACCCGGATGAAGAACATTGAGTGCATTGAGCTGGGCCGGCACCGCCTGAAGCCGTGGTACTTCTCTCCGTACCCACAGGAGCTCACCACATTGCCCGTCCTCTACCTCTGTGAGTTCTGCCTCAAATACGGCCGGAGCCTCAAGTGTCTGCAGCGTCACTTG aCCAAGTGTGACCTGCGACATCCTCCGGGCAACGAGATTTACCGCAAGGGCACCATCTCTTTCTTTGAGATTGACGGCCGTAAGAACAAG AGTTATTCCCAGAACCTGTGTCTCTTGGCCAAGTGCTTCCTCGACCACAAGACGTTGTACTATGATACAGACCCCTTCCTCTTCTATGTCATGACAGAGTATGACTGCAAGGGCTTCCACATCGTGGGCTACTTCTCCAAG GAAAAGGAATCCACAGAAGACTACAACGTGGCCTGCATCCTGACTCTGCCTCCCTACCAGCGCCGGGGCTACGGCAAGCTGCTGATCGAGTTCA GCTATGAACTCTCCAAAGTGGAAGGGAAAACGGGGACCCCTGAGAAGCCCCTCTCAGACCTTGGCCTCCTGTCCTACCGGAGCTACTGGTCCCAGACCATCCTGGAGATCCTGATGGGGCTGAAGTCAGAGAGCGGGGAGAGGCCACAGATCACCATCAA CGAGATCAGTGAAATCACCAGCATCAAGAAGGAGGATGTCATTTCCACTCTACAGTACCTCAACCTCATCAACTACTACAAG GGCCAGTATATCCTCACACTGTCAGAGGACATCGTGGATGGACATGAAAGAGCTATGCTCAAGCGGCTCCTTCGGATCGACTCCAAGTGTCTGCACTTCACTCCCAAGGATTGGAGCAAGAGGGGGAAGTGGTGA
- the KAT5 gene encoding histone acetyltransferase KAT5 isoform X1, with amino-acid sequence MAEVVSPVPGAGRREPGEVGRTRGPPVADPGAALSPQGEIIEGCRLPVLRRNQDNEDEWPLAEILSVKDISGRKLFYVHYIDFNKRLDEWVTHERLDLKKIQFPKKEAKTPTKNGLPGSRPGSPEREVPASAQASGKTLPIPVQITLRFNLPKEREAIPGGEPDQPLSSSSCLQPNHRSTKRKVEVVSPATPVPSETAPASVFPQNGSARRAVAAQPGRKRKSNCLGTDEDSQDSSDGIPSAPRMTGSLVSDRSHDDIVTRMKNIECIELGRHRLKPWYFSPYPQELTTLPVLYLCEFCLKYGRSLKCLQRHLTKCDLRHPPGNEIYRKGTISFFEIDGRKNKSYSQNLCLLAKCFLDHKTLYYDTDPFLFYVMTEYDCKGFHIVGYFSKEKESTEDYNVACILTLPPYQRRGYGKLLIEFSYELSKVEGKTGTPEKPLSDLGLLSYRSYWSQTILEILMGLKSESGERPQITINEISEITSIKKEDVISTLQYLNLINYYKGQYILTLSEDIVDGHERAMLKRLLRIDSKCLHFTPKDWSKRGKW; translated from the exons atggcgGAGGTGGTGAGTCCGGTgcccggggcggggcggagggagCCAGGGGAGGTGGGTAGAACCCGAGGCCCCCCAGTAGCCGACCCTGGCGCCGCGCTGTCTCCCCAGGGGGAGATAATCGAGGGCTGCCGCCTGCCCGTGCTTCGGCGGAACCAGGACAACGAAGATGAGTGGC CCCTGGCCGAGATCCTGAGCGTGAAGGACATCAGTGGCCGCAAGCTTTTCTACGTCCATTACATTGACT TCAACAAACGCCTGGATGAATGGGTGACCCACGAGCGGCTGGACCTAAAGAAGATTCAGTTCCCCAAGAAAGAGGCCAAGACCCCCACCAAGAACGGACTTCCTGGGTCTCGCCCCGGCTCTCCAGAGAGAGAGGTG CCGGCCTCCGCCCAGGCCAGCGGGAAGACCTTGCCAATCCCGGTCCAGATCACACTCCGCTTCAACCTGCCCAAGGAGCGGGAGGCCATTCCCGGTGGCGAGCCTGACCAGCCGCTCTCCTCCAGCTCCTGCCTGCAGCCCAACCACCGCTCAACG AAACGGAAGGTGGAGGTGGTTTCACCAGCAACTCCAGTGCCCAGCGAGACAGCCCcagcctcagtttttccccag AATGGATCAGCCCGTAGGGCAGTGGCAGCTCAGCCAGGACGGAAGCGAAAATCAAATTGCTTGGGCACTGACGAG GACTCCCAGGACAGTTCAGATGGAATACCGTCAGCGCCACGCATGACTGGCAGCTTGGTGTCTGACCGGAGCCACGACGACATTGTCACCCGGATGAAGAACATTGAGTGCATTGAGCTGGGCCGGCACCGCCTGAAGCCGTGGTACTTCTCTCCGTACCCACAGGAGCTCACCACATTGCCCGTCCTCTACCTCTGTGAGTTCTGCCTCAAATACGGCCGGAGCCTCAAGTGTCTGCAGCGTCACTTG aCCAAGTGTGACCTGCGACATCCTCCGGGCAACGAGATTTACCGCAAGGGCACCATCTCTTTCTTTGAGATTGACGGCCGTAAGAACAAG AGTTATTCCCAGAACCTGTGTCTCTTGGCCAAGTGCTTCCTCGACCACAAGACGTTGTACTATGATACAGACCCCTTCCTCTTCTATGTCATGACAGAGTATGACTGCAAGGGCTTCCACATCGTGGGCTACTTCTCCAAG GAAAAGGAATCCACAGAAGACTACAACGTGGCCTGCATCCTGACTCTGCCTCCCTACCAGCGCCGGGGCTACGGCAAGCTGCTGATCGAGTTCA GCTATGAACTCTCCAAAGTGGAAGGGAAAACGGGGACCCCTGAGAAGCCCCTCTCAGACCTTGGCCTCCTGTCCTACCGGAGCTACTGGTCCCAGACCATCCTGGAGATCCTGATGGGGCTGAAGTCAGAGAGCGGGGAGAGGCCACAGATCACCATCAA CGAGATCAGTGAAATCACCAGCATCAAGAAGGAGGATGTCATTTCCACTCTACAGTACCTCAACCTCATCAACTACTACAAG GGCCAGTATATCCTCACACTGTCAGAGGACATCGTGGATGGACATGAAAGAGCTATGCTCAAGCGGCTCCTTCGGATCGACTCCAAGTGTCTGCACTTCACTCCCAAGGATTGGAGCAAGAGGGGGAAGTGGTGA
- the KAT5 gene encoding histone acetyltransferase KAT5 isoform X5 encodes MAEVGEIIEGCRLPVLRRNQDNEDEWPLAEILSVKDISGRKLFYVHYIDFNKRLDEWVTHERLDLKKIQFPKKEAKTPTKNGLPGSRPGSPEREVKRKVEVVSPATPVPSETAPASVFPQNGSARRAVAAQPGRKRKSNCLGTDEDSQDSSDGIPSAPRMTGSLVSDRSHDDIVTRMKNIECIELGRHRLKPWYFSPYPQELTTLPVLYLCEFCLKYGRSLKCLQRHLTKCDLRHPPGNEIYRKGTISFFEIDGRKNKSYSQNLCLLAKCFLDHKTLYYDTDPFLFYVMTEYDCKGFHIVGYFSKEKESTEDYNVACILTLPPYQRRGYGKLLIEFSYELSKVEGKTGTPEKPLSDLGLLSYRSYWSQTILEILMGLKSESGERPQITINEISEITSIKKEDVISTLQYLNLINYYKGQYILTLSEDIVDGHERAMLKRLLRIDSKCLHFTPKDWSKRGKW; translated from the exons atggcgGAGGTG GGGGAGATAATCGAGGGCTGCCGCCTGCCCGTGCTTCGGCGGAACCAGGACAACGAAGATGAGTGGC CCCTGGCCGAGATCCTGAGCGTGAAGGACATCAGTGGCCGCAAGCTTTTCTACGTCCATTACATTGACT TCAACAAACGCCTGGATGAATGGGTGACCCACGAGCGGCTGGACCTAAAGAAGATTCAGTTCCCCAAGAAAGAGGCCAAGACCCCCACCAAGAACGGACTTCCTGGGTCTCGCCCCGGCTCTCCAGAGAGAGAGGTG AAACGGAAGGTGGAGGTGGTTTCACCAGCAACTCCAGTGCCCAGCGAGACAGCCCcagcctcagtttttccccag AATGGATCAGCCCGTAGGGCAGTGGCAGCTCAGCCAGGACGGAAGCGAAAATCAAATTGCTTGGGCACTGACGAG GACTCCCAGGACAGTTCAGATGGAATACCGTCAGCGCCACGCATGACTGGCAGCTTGGTGTCTGACCGGAGCCACGACGACATTGTCACCCGGATGAAGAACATTGAGTGCATTGAGCTGGGCCGGCACCGCCTGAAGCCGTGGTACTTCTCTCCGTACCCACAGGAGCTCACCACATTGCCCGTCCTCTACCTCTGTGAGTTCTGCCTCAAATACGGCCGGAGCCTCAAGTGTCTGCAGCGTCACTTG aCCAAGTGTGACCTGCGACATCCTCCGGGCAACGAGATTTACCGCAAGGGCACCATCTCTTTCTTTGAGATTGACGGCCGTAAGAACAAG AGTTATTCCCAGAACCTGTGTCTCTTGGCCAAGTGCTTCCTCGACCACAAGACGTTGTACTATGATACAGACCCCTTCCTCTTCTATGTCATGACAGAGTATGACTGCAAGGGCTTCCACATCGTGGGCTACTTCTCCAAG GAAAAGGAATCCACAGAAGACTACAACGTGGCCTGCATCCTGACTCTGCCTCCCTACCAGCGCCGGGGCTACGGCAAGCTGCTGATCGAGTTCA GCTATGAACTCTCCAAAGTGGAAGGGAAAACGGGGACCCCTGAGAAGCCCCTCTCAGACCTTGGCCTCCTGTCCTACCGGAGCTACTGGTCCCAGACCATCCTGGAGATCCTGATGGGGCTGAAGTCAGAGAGCGGGGAGAGGCCACAGATCACCATCAA CGAGATCAGTGAAATCACCAGCATCAAGAAGGAGGATGTCATTTCCACTCTACAGTACCTCAACCTCATCAACTACTACAAG GGCCAGTATATCCTCACACTGTCAGAGGACATCGTGGATGGACATGAAAGAGCTATGCTCAAGCGGCTCCTTCGGATCGACTCCAAGTGTCTGCACTTCACTCCCAAGGATTGGAGCAAGAGGGGGAAGTGGTGA
- the KAT5 gene encoding histone acetyltransferase KAT5 isoform X2, with amino-acid sequence MAEVGEIIEGCRLPVLRRNQDNEDEWPLAEILSVKDISGRKLFYVHYIDFNKRLDEWVTHERLDLKKIQFPKKEAKTPTKNGLPGSRPGSPEREVRKTLDLSLQPASAQASGKTLPIPVQITLRFNLPKEREAIPGGEPDQPLSSSSCLQPNHRSTKRKVEVVSPATPVPSETAPASVFPQNGSARRAVAAQPGRKRKSNCLGTDEDSQDSSDGIPSAPRMTGSLVSDRSHDDIVTRMKNIECIELGRHRLKPWYFSPYPQELTTLPVLYLCEFCLKYGRSLKCLQRHLTKCDLRHPPGNEIYRKGTISFFEIDGRKNKSYSQNLCLLAKCFLDHKTLYYDTDPFLFYVMTEYDCKGFHIVGYFSKEKESTEDYNVACILTLPPYQRRGYGKLLIEFSYELSKVEGKTGTPEKPLSDLGLLSYRSYWSQTILEILMGLKSESGERPQITINEISEITSIKKEDVISTLQYLNLINYYKGQYILTLSEDIVDGHERAMLKRLLRIDSKCLHFTPKDWSKRGKW; translated from the exons atggcgGAGGTG GGGGAGATAATCGAGGGCTGCCGCCTGCCCGTGCTTCGGCGGAACCAGGACAACGAAGATGAGTGGC CCCTGGCCGAGATCCTGAGCGTGAAGGACATCAGTGGCCGCAAGCTTTTCTACGTCCATTACATTGACT TCAACAAACGCCTGGATGAATGGGTGACCCACGAGCGGCTGGACCTAAAGAAGATTCAGTTCCCCAAGAAAGAGGCCAAGACCCCCACCAAGAACGGACTTCCTGGGTCTCGCCCCGGCTCTCCAGAGAGAGAGGTG agGAAGACCCTGGACCTATCTCTACAGCCGGCCTCCGCCCAGGCCAGCGGGAAGACCTTGCCAATCCCGGTCCAGATCACACTCCGCTTCAACCTGCCCAAGGAGCGGGAGGCCATTCCCGGTGGCGAGCCTGACCAGCCGCTCTCCTCCAGCTCCTGCCTGCAGCCCAACCACCGCTCAACG AAACGGAAGGTGGAGGTGGTTTCACCAGCAACTCCAGTGCCCAGCGAGACAGCCCcagcctcagtttttccccag AATGGATCAGCCCGTAGGGCAGTGGCAGCTCAGCCAGGACGGAAGCGAAAATCAAATTGCTTGGGCACTGACGAG GACTCCCAGGACAGTTCAGATGGAATACCGTCAGCGCCACGCATGACTGGCAGCTTGGTGTCTGACCGGAGCCACGACGACATTGTCACCCGGATGAAGAACATTGAGTGCATTGAGCTGGGCCGGCACCGCCTGAAGCCGTGGTACTTCTCTCCGTACCCACAGGAGCTCACCACATTGCCCGTCCTCTACCTCTGTGAGTTCTGCCTCAAATACGGCCGGAGCCTCAAGTGTCTGCAGCGTCACTTG aCCAAGTGTGACCTGCGACATCCTCCGGGCAACGAGATTTACCGCAAGGGCACCATCTCTTTCTTTGAGATTGACGGCCGTAAGAACAAG AGTTATTCCCAGAACCTGTGTCTCTTGGCCAAGTGCTTCCTCGACCACAAGACGTTGTACTATGATACAGACCCCTTCCTCTTCTATGTCATGACAGAGTATGACTGCAAGGGCTTCCACATCGTGGGCTACTTCTCCAAG GAAAAGGAATCCACAGAAGACTACAACGTGGCCTGCATCCTGACTCTGCCTCCCTACCAGCGCCGGGGCTACGGCAAGCTGCTGATCGAGTTCA GCTATGAACTCTCCAAAGTGGAAGGGAAAACGGGGACCCCTGAGAAGCCCCTCTCAGACCTTGGCCTCCTGTCCTACCGGAGCTACTGGTCCCAGACCATCCTGGAGATCCTGATGGGGCTGAAGTCAGAGAGCGGGGAGAGGCCACAGATCACCATCAA CGAGATCAGTGAAATCACCAGCATCAAGAAGGAGGATGTCATTTCCACTCTACAGTACCTCAACCTCATCAACTACTACAAG GGCCAGTATATCCTCACACTGTCAGAGGACATCGTGGATGGACATGAAAGAGCTATGCTCAAGCGGCTCCTTCGGATCGACTCCAAGTGTCTGCACTTCACTCCCAAGGATTGGAGCAAGAGGGGGAAGTGGTGA
- the KAT5 gene encoding histone acetyltransferase KAT5 isoform X4, with protein sequence MAEVVSPVPGAGRREPGEVGRTRGPPVADPGAALSPQGEIIEGCRLPVLRRNQDNEDEWPLAEILSVKDISGRKLFYVHYIDFNKRLDEWVTHERLDLKKIQFPKKEAKTPTKNGLPGSRPGSPEREVKRKVEVVSPATPVPSETAPASVFPQNGSARRAVAAQPGRKRKSNCLGTDEDSQDSSDGIPSAPRMTGSLVSDRSHDDIVTRMKNIECIELGRHRLKPWYFSPYPQELTTLPVLYLCEFCLKYGRSLKCLQRHLTKCDLRHPPGNEIYRKGTISFFEIDGRKNKSYSQNLCLLAKCFLDHKTLYYDTDPFLFYVMTEYDCKGFHIVGYFSKEKESTEDYNVACILTLPPYQRRGYGKLLIEFSYELSKVEGKTGTPEKPLSDLGLLSYRSYWSQTILEILMGLKSESGERPQITINEISEITSIKKEDVISTLQYLNLINYYKGQYILTLSEDIVDGHERAMLKRLLRIDSKCLHFTPKDWSKRGKW encoded by the exons atggcgGAGGTGGTGAGTCCGGTgcccggggcggggcggagggagCCAGGGGAGGTGGGTAGAACCCGAGGCCCCCCAGTAGCCGACCCTGGCGCCGCGCTGTCTCCCCAGGGGGAGATAATCGAGGGCTGCCGCCTGCCCGTGCTTCGGCGGAACCAGGACAACGAAGATGAGTGGC CCCTGGCCGAGATCCTGAGCGTGAAGGACATCAGTGGCCGCAAGCTTTTCTACGTCCATTACATTGACT TCAACAAACGCCTGGATGAATGGGTGACCCACGAGCGGCTGGACCTAAAGAAGATTCAGTTCCCCAAGAAAGAGGCCAAGACCCCCACCAAGAACGGACTTCCTGGGTCTCGCCCCGGCTCTCCAGAGAGAGAGGTG AAACGGAAGGTGGAGGTGGTTTCACCAGCAACTCCAGTGCCCAGCGAGACAGCCCcagcctcagtttttccccag AATGGATCAGCCCGTAGGGCAGTGGCAGCTCAGCCAGGACGGAAGCGAAAATCAAATTGCTTGGGCACTGACGAG GACTCCCAGGACAGTTCAGATGGAATACCGTCAGCGCCACGCATGACTGGCAGCTTGGTGTCTGACCGGAGCCACGACGACATTGTCACCCGGATGAAGAACATTGAGTGCATTGAGCTGGGCCGGCACCGCCTGAAGCCGTGGTACTTCTCTCCGTACCCACAGGAGCTCACCACATTGCCCGTCCTCTACCTCTGTGAGTTCTGCCTCAAATACGGCCGGAGCCTCAAGTGTCTGCAGCGTCACTTG aCCAAGTGTGACCTGCGACATCCTCCGGGCAACGAGATTTACCGCAAGGGCACCATCTCTTTCTTTGAGATTGACGGCCGTAAGAACAAG AGTTATTCCCAGAACCTGTGTCTCTTGGCCAAGTGCTTCCTCGACCACAAGACGTTGTACTATGATACAGACCCCTTCCTCTTCTATGTCATGACAGAGTATGACTGCAAGGGCTTCCACATCGTGGGCTACTTCTCCAAG GAAAAGGAATCCACAGAAGACTACAACGTGGCCTGCATCCTGACTCTGCCTCCCTACCAGCGCCGGGGCTACGGCAAGCTGCTGATCGAGTTCA GCTATGAACTCTCCAAAGTGGAAGGGAAAACGGGGACCCCTGAGAAGCCCCTCTCAGACCTTGGCCTCCTGTCCTACCGGAGCTACTGGTCCCAGACCATCCTGGAGATCCTGATGGGGCTGAAGTCAGAGAGCGGGGAGAGGCCACAGATCACCATCAA CGAGATCAGTGAAATCACCAGCATCAAGAAGGAGGATGTCATTTCCACTCTACAGTACCTCAACCTCATCAACTACTACAAG GGCCAGTATATCCTCACACTGTCAGAGGACATCGTGGATGGACATGAAAGAGCTATGCTCAAGCGGCTCCTTCGGATCGACTCCAAGTGTCTGCACTTCACTCCCAAGGATTGGAGCAAGAGGGGGAAGTGGTGA